The Daphnia carinata strain CSIRO-1 chromosome 2, CSIRO_AGI_Dcar_HiC_V3, whole genome shotgun sequence genome has a segment encoding these proteins:
- the LOC130687084 gene encoding uncharacterized protein LOC130687084 isoform X1: MSGLSDNEDFGDENACPNTNHVSQPNASSTVIPLKKLVLPAEFLTYVGEVPGKNVSLYRCLYPGCVPKKKRDGSEKPLVVPHSSRYNAKRHFLNHDSNKELGHLKLWEDAVKHLDNPTSLNNTPISVNRRAIITQEDLDKFPRC, translated from the exons ATGTCGGGGCTGTCCGATAATGAAGATTTTGGTGATGAGAATGCATGTCCAAATACGAATCATGTATCGCAACCCAATGCTAG CAGCACTGTAATTCCTTTAAAGAAACTGGTTTTACCTGCAGAATTCTTGACATATGTAGGGGAAGTGCCTGGCAAAAATGTCAGTCTATATCGTTGTTTATATCCTGGCTGCgtcccaaaaaagaaaagggatggTTCTGAAAAACCACTTGTGGTGCCTCATTCTTCTCGATACAATGCCAAAAGGCATTTCTTG AATCATGATTCCAATAAGGAGCTTGGACATCTTAAACTTTGGGAAGATGCTGTAAAACATCTGGATAATCCAACAAGCCTCAATAACACACCTATTTCAGTAAATAGACGTGCGATAATTACACAAGAAGATCTTGATA aatTTCCTCGTTGTTGA
- the LOC130687084 gene encoding uncharacterized protein LOC130687084 isoform X2: MSGLSDNEDFGDENACPNTNHVSQPNASTVIPLKKLVLPAEFLTYVGEVPGKNVSLYRCLYPGCVPKKKRDGSEKPLVVPHSSRYNAKRHFLNHDSNKELGHLKLWEDAVKHLDNPTSLNNTPISVNRRAIITQEDLDKFPRC; this comes from the exons ATGTCGGGGCTGTCCGATAATGAAGATTTTGGTGATGAGAATGCATGTCCAAATACGAATCATGTATCGCAACCCAATGCTAG CACTGTAATTCCTTTAAAGAAACTGGTTTTACCTGCAGAATTCTTGACATATGTAGGGGAAGTGCCTGGCAAAAATGTCAGTCTATATCGTTGTTTATATCCTGGCTGCgtcccaaaaaagaaaagggatggTTCTGAAAAACCACTTGTGGTGCCTCATTCTTCTCGATACAATGCCAAAAGGCATTTCTTG AATCATGATTCCAATAAGGAGCTTGGACATCTTAAACTTTGGGAAGATGCTGTAAAACATCTGGATAATCCAACAAGCCTCAATAACACACCTATTTCAGTAAATAGACGTGCGATAATTACACAAGAAGATCTTGATA aatTTCCTCGTTGTTGA
- the LOC132088593 gene encoding uncharacterized protein LOC132088593, protein MFSENELRLATITNPFFKLSWLDNEDDVRRAKTLLRGEFVRFQGLNNESESSDDSSDGTSFSISDPSPEKKQRRAKDLCASITKRNEKSKVIDKVETFLKMCGNLDDLPNYPTIMKMYKRYNVTLPSSAAVERLFSQAGLIFTAKRYQLTDKHFEMLLFLKINNQMLNNW, encoded by the exons ATGTTCTCAGAGAATGAGCTACGTTTGGCTACGATTACCAACCCATTTTTTAAGCTCTCATGGTTGGATAATGAAGACGATGTTCGTCGCGCAAAAACTTTGCTCAGAGGAGAATTTGTCCGGTTTCAGGGACTAAACAACGAGTCCGAATC TTCGGATGATTCAAGTGACGGGACCTCTTTTTCAATATCAGATCCCAGTCCGGAGAAAAAACAGAGACGCGCGAAGGATTTGTGTGCCTCAATTactaaacgaaatgaaaagtcAAAGGTAATTGATAAAGTAGAGACATTCCTTAAGATGTGTGGAAATCTAGATGACCTACCAAATTATCCAACCATCatgaaaatgtataa acGATATAACGTGACTTTGCCCTCTTCCGCCGCAGTCGAGAGACTTTTTAGTCAAGCTGGACTAATTTTTACCGCGAAGAGATATCAACTTACtgacaaacattttgaaatgttactttttttaaaaattaacaaccaaATGCTAAATAATTGGTAA